The following proteins come from a genomic window of Candidatus Alcyoniella australis:
- a CDS encoding site-2 protease family protein: protein MSNPSLPPQPQSGQHRRLGLRIKARSSAAFDRPSTALLLLCATVITTLYAGSINAGEPGRLLHGWPFAATLLAILGTHELGHYLLARRNSVRSTLPLFIPGPPLVGTFGAVIRMRSAVRDRSVLLRIGAAGPLAGAVVAVPLLAVGLALSSIEPDAAGTQFMLGDSLLIKYLTDAILGTPPAGYTVYLHPVAFAGWIGLFVTNLNLFPAGQLDGGHVVYGVLGKHHAKISRLTFVGLALWGVFGDPAFVSVWHLLLGTLVCAAALALALQPAGKVAAARRLRRIYLIAAAAFVVAAMFGESFSSTNNWVVWSMIVAMVRLDHPSTVDLQRPPNLRNKLLAAACLVLFVLTFIPTPFEITG from the coding sequence TTGAGCAACCCGTCGCTTCCACCACAGCCGCAATCGGGACAACACCGCCGGCTAGGTCTGAGAATCAAGGCCCGTAGTTCGGCCGCGTTCGATCGACCCTCGACCGCTCTGCTGTTGCTTTGCGCCACGGTAATCACCACGCTTTACGCTGGCAGCATCAACGCCGGAGAGCCCGGCCGGCTGCTGCACGGCTGGCCGTTCGCCGCTACGCTGCTGGCGATCCTGGGCACCCACGAGCTGGGGCACTACCTGCTGGCGCGCCGCAACAGCGTGCGTTCGACCCTGCCGCTGTTCATCCCCGGGCCGCCGCTGGTCGGAACCTTCGGCGCGGTGATCCGCATGCGCTCGGCCGTGCGCGACCGCTCGGTGCTGCTGCGCATCGGCGCGGCCGGTCCGCTGGCCGGCGCGGTTGTGGCCGTGCCGCTGTTGGCCGTGGGCCTGGCGCTAAGCAGCATCGAACCCGATGCGGCGGGCACGCAGTTCATGCTCGGCGACAGCCTGCTGATTAAGTATCTGACCGATGCGATCCTCGGCACGCCGCCCGCGGGCTATACGGTCTACCTTCACCCGGTGGCCTTTGCCGGCTGGATCGGGCTGTTCGTGACCAACCTCAACCTGTTCCCCGCCGGGCAGCTCGACGGCGGACACGTGGTCTACGGCGTGCTGGGCAAGCATCACGCCAAGATCAGCCGTCTGACCTTCGTCGGGCTGGCGTTGTGGGGCGTGTTCGGCGATCCGGCCTTTGTCTCGGTCTGGCACCTGCTGCTGGGCACCCTGGTCTGCGCCGCCGCTCTGGCCCTGGCCCTGCAGCCGGCGGGCAAGGTTGCGGCCGCGCGCCGGCTGCGAAGGATCTACCTGATCGCGGCCGCGGCGTTCGTGGTCGCCGCGATGTTCGGCGAGAGCTTCTCCTCGACCAACAACTGGGTGGTGTGGTCGATGATCGTGGCAATGGTGCGCCTGGACCACCCTTCGACCGTCGACCTGCAGCGCCCGCCGAACCTGCGCAACAAGCTGCTCGCCGCAGCCTGTCTTGTGTTGTTCGTGCTGACGTTTATCCCCACGCCGTTCGAGATTACGGGGTAG
- a CDS encoding TraR/DksA C4-type zinc finger protein yields the protein MRKRDLDKLRNILLKRREGLIQGATETRDQMHSRRIIDEPEGDEVDVATDEIDQNLNLRIRDREGMLLNKVEKALKQIEDGTYGVCAACGEDIATKRLMARPVATLCINCKQEQEKKERAFRE from the coding sequence ATGAGAAAAAGAGACCTTGATAAGCTCCGCAATATTCTCCTCAAACGACGCGAGGGCCTGATTCAGGGCGCCACCGAGACGCGCGACCAAATGCACAGCAGGCGGATCATCGACGAGCCCGAGGGGGACGAGGTCGACGTCGCCACCGACGAGATCGATCAGAACCTGAACCTGCGCATCCGCGACCGCGAGGGCATGCTGCTGAACAAAGTCGAAAAGGCCCTCAAGCAGATCGAGGACGGCACCTACGGCGTGTGCGCGGCCTGCGGCGAGGATATCGCCACCAAGCGGCTGATGGCGCGACCGGTGGCCACGCTGTGCATCAACTGCAAGCAGGAGCAGGAGAAAAAGGAACGAGCCTTCCGCGAATGA